Sequence from the Muntiacus reevesi chromosome 9, mMunRee1.1, whole genome shotgun sequence genome:
GTCCTGAGATGTGCTCCATTTGCTGTGGCTGTGGTTTTCCCATTGGCCTCTGTTCAGAAAGTCTCCCTTATTCCAAAATATCAGTAACAGAGGGGCGTGGGCTGGCTTAAGCCAAATACCTTACAATGAGATGGAGCAGACACAGTAGTGAacaagctcagatggtaaagaagctgcctgtggtacaggagacctgggtttgatccctggttgggaaaatcccttggaaaaggaaatggctacccactccagtattcttgcctgggaaatcccatggacagaggagcctgaaggactacagtccatggggttgcaaagagtcagacaggactgagtgactaacagcacagcaacatatttaaaaaggaaactttcgcagaaacagacacagagaatgaacttatggttgccggggAGTGGGGAAGAACTGGGAGAAAAGATagagagtttgggatcaacatgtgaagtgaagtgaaagtcgctcagtcgtgtctgactctttgcgatcccatggacttctctaggccagaatactggagtgggcagcctttctgttctccaggggatcttcccaacccagggatcgaacccgtgtctcccgcatcgcaggcggattctttaccagctgagccacaagggaagcccaacatgtacatgctgctatatttaaaatggataaccaacaaggatctactgtacggCACCGGGAActctcaatgttatgtggcaggctggatAGAAGGGGCCTTTAGGAGAGAatcaatacatgtatatatctggctaagtccctttgctattcacctaaaactatcacaacactaattggctatactccaatataaaaagtttaaaactaaataaaaagaaagcttccAGCTTGGTAAGATATTATCAAACAAGGGCTTTGGGAGTTGGAggcccagctgctgctgctgaccaACAGACAACCATCAAAGAGCTGAAGCCAGGCCCCCGACTCCCTTCCGGCCAGCAGTGAACACTGATGGCTGAAGGTCATAAGGCAACTCTTAGCAGCTCTCAGCTTCAGGCTTCTCACGGGCCAAACAAGGAGAATATCTGCCCTGCCAGTCTTTCAGTTCAGCGTGAAAATGCTTTGGCCACTGAAGAATTGGCAGCTTTCAGATACTAGGTTTGCCACAATCATTTCAGTAAAGCAGAGCAAAACAGCACCCAAGTGGTAAACTTCTGTGGTCCCCTGTATGTTGAGAAAGGAACCTCTCTTGTCCCCAGACACCCCTGAGCTGCCCCCAGCAGGGAATCGGCTTCCCTCCCACTCTAACAAAAGGCTAGGAACTAGGCTGGCCAACTCTCTGCTGGGTCCCCTGGGGGTAGGTCAGCCCCTCATCTGGGCATTTATGGTCAAGGCCACACGGAGAAAATGtgatccctccccctcccccaattcTGCCACGAGAGACTGAAGTCATTCATAAGTCTGGTCTGCCAGTGTGAGTGTGTTCAGTGGGAGCAGGGGACACAAGGCCAGAAATTGGGGTGCTGGGGTGCAGAACAGTTACTGTTTACTCAGTGCCAGGCACTTTCAGTTTTGCCATGCATGTTCTAATTTAGTGTTTAACACCACATAAACTTATCTTACAGTCCGGGTCTGGAAGTCAAAAGTCCACAAAGGGTCACATGAGTCTAGAGCATGGCATCAGTAGAGCTGATTCCTCCTGGAGGCTCTGAGGAAACTCTTCTTGGTCTCATCCAGCTTCTAGAGCCTGCCTGCATCTTTTGGCTCATGGTCCCCTCCCAACAATCACATCCCTCTGACCTCTGCTTTTGATCTACCATCTTCTCTGCCTCTGCATCTCCCGTCTCCCTCTTGTGTAtgtaaggacccttgtgatgacACGCGACCACCTGGATAACCTTGGAGAGTCACCCCATCTCAAGgcccttaatatttatttattagttgcggcatatgggatcttttgcTGTCGTGCACAAACTCTCTATTTGTGGCACCAGAATGCACAGGCTAAGGAGTTgctgtgcaggcttagttgccccagggcatttgggatctttgttccctaaccagggattgaaccagtgtcctttGCGTTGAAAGGCAAATTcttcaaccactgaaccaccagggaagtccctctcaagGGACTTATAATCACATCTGAAAAGTCTCTTTTGCAACTTAAAGGAACAGTCACAGGTTCCAGAGAGCAGGACATGGACAagctggcgggggtgggggacctTATTCTCCATACCACTCGCTACCCCTACTATAACTCTAGGAGATGACCATTGTTATCTTCGCTTAACAGATAACAGACTGCGGTGTGGGGGAGGTTCAGCTAACAAGTCGGACAGCTGGGATTGAGACTGAAGGTAGCCCAGCTCCAGAGCTTCTTGCATGAGGCTGCTAGACGGGGACAGGCCTGGGGCCCCTCCACTCTCACATCTGGCAGACGGTAGCCCCCGGCTGAATTCTGGAACCTTAGGGAGTTTCCTGGGTAGGTGGCACAGGGCACATTTCTGCCCTGGGTCCTCAGTCCAGAGACCTGGGTACTAAGTCCAGCCCTGCCTCTAATGCCCTGGGAGATCAGCGACACTGGGCAAATTCCTCCcctcttcagtttcctcatctggtgATGGGGGTGGAGAGAGGCTGATCTCAAAACTCCTCTCCCCTTGCATGTTCACAGGTTCTATGACCCAGGCCCTGTCAGCGACCTGGTGTTGGGGGTCTCACACCTTCCAGGAGAAATCTTAGAAAATGTTACTGCAAACACCAATGAATACACAGCACTGACTTCGGGTCTGTCCTCCAACCACCCccatttttgtcttcattttacgGATAGGAAAGCAAACTCAGATTGCATATCGGGCTCATGAGCCTCCTCCAGGATTTTGTAAGTTGAaggcaaaaatgaatgaaataagagAACAGGCTCCTGCTGCCAGCAGTCCAGAGGTCCTTCCTCAACATCATCCATCCCTCAGGATGGGGTCCATTCTCACTTGTGTGGGATGCAAGGtcaaaatgaacaatgcaaagatctATGTATCCATTTAAGCGACTGTCCTTTATTCTGAGATTATGCCCTTTTTAGgtgttaaaaaatcttttttatttgtcCATGCCTCTCCActtgagagatcttagttccccaaccagagatggaatccaGACCCTTGGCAGGGAAAGCCCttaatcctaaccactggatcgccagggaagttctttaaaaaataatcttgggagagaatagcattgaaacaagtatactatcaagggtgaaacagatcaccagcccaggttggatgcctgagacaacTGCTCACGGCTGGTGCACccggaagacccagagggatgggatggggagggaggcgggaggggggattgggatggggaacacatgtaaatccatgactgattcatgtcaatgtatggcaaaaaccactacaatattgtaaagtaattagtctccaagtaataaaaataaatgggaaaaaaaataaagaaaaaagaaataaataaaaaataatcttggaatttccctggtgggaTAAGGATAAGTGGTtatgactttgccttccaatgcagggggtgtaccaatctctggtcagggagctaagattccacatgcctcatggccgtaaaaccaaaacataaaacagaagcagtattgtaacaaattcaatagagacttgaaaaaaaattggaagagaTTACGGTTGGTTACGGTTGATGGTAGGGTTTGGGTCAGGTTGGGAGTGGCAATGCATaagatgacaaaatgaaaagttggCAACTCTGTGTTGGTCTTTAGAATGTGTTTGGAAATGTTATATGTCTCAAAGTCTGGGGGCCACTGAGTACTGTCCTCTCTTTCCTCAAGCAGCCTCCAAGCACAAGGTTCCCTTTGCTTTCCCGTCTGGGAGGTCTGCGAGGGCCTGGAGTGAGGTGGGGATGAGAGAGAGATGCGACAGCCTTGATGGGAGAAACCTCTGCTGCCTTTGTGaagtgggggtagggtgggggtgaGATAATCACCCTGGAATGCGAGGGGCCAGCAGGGGAGAGCACCTCTTGAGTGGAGGAGTCCCAGCCGTCCTTGGCAGCCTCTgtgtttttcctccttccttcctctcacccGCTGCGGTGGCACAATGGACAATGGCAGGCACACAATCCCACAGAGGAGACGGCCGGTACAGCTGACCCCGACTCTGGGGACCTGCAAGCCTGgacccacctcctcccacccctgctgGAACCCTTGATCCCCGGGCCTGCAGCCCCCGTAGCTTCCTGTTTGCCTGCTCTATTTGTCTGGCCCCAGGGACAGAGCTGATCCTTGAACTCTGAGTTCCACATCGCCAGGACCAGTGAGCAGCGGCAAGGCCTGGGCTGGGCTTATCAGCCTCTGAGCCCAGCCCCTGCCTGGACACATAAATAGGCTGGGGGAGAGCTGGCTGATCAGACTGCTGGCCATTGAGGTAAGTGCTGAGACCTGCTCCCCGGCTCTAGGCATTTGAGGCTCTGGGATGCTGGCTGGGGGCTCTGGACCCCTGGCCCTCCCCCACCCTGtgtcccacctcctcctccccggCTGGAGTGAGGAGGGGGTGCACGGGCTCCTTCAAGCCCTGCTCAGCCGggcccctcttctcctccaggtCACCCACGACCCTTCAAGATGAAAGCCGTGGTGCTGACCTTGGCTGTGCTCTTCCTGACGGGTAGGTGTCCCCAACCTAGGGAGCCAACTGTTGGGGGAAGCCTTCTCCCTAAACCCCTGCGGACCACCCTCCTGGGCCCAGGGAGCAGAATTACTcccttgcccccttctcccctgccaAGCACTTCTGCTCAGATCCCAGCCCAGAGCTGGTCTGATCTGggtctcccctctctctcccaggGAGCCAGGCTCGGCATTTCTGGCAGCATGATGACCCCCAGTCATCCTGGGATCGGGTGAAGGATTTTGCCACCGTGTATGTGGAAGCAATCAAGGATAGTGGCAGAGAATATGTGGCCCAATTTGAAGCCTCCGCTTTGGGAAAACAGCTCAAGTAAGAACCTGCTTGTGCCTGGGACAGGGATCGGGGGTGTCGGTGCTGGGGGATGGAGAAGCCTGTGGGAAGAAGCAGCCGGACTGGCCCAATCCCCACCTCCTATCTGATGGGCCCCAAAGAAGCGAGGAGTGGGACCCCCAGCAAGGGGCAGACCAGCGCTGTCTGGTCACTATTCTCTGCACTGCATTCTGCCCCTGCCTATTCGTAACTCCCTTCTCAGCTCCAGCCAGCAACAGAGATGGctgtcttcagaaagaagaatgggctGGAAGAGTAGAGACTAGGTCTTTAAAAGGCCCACCTTTGGGGACAGACAGGATTGGGCACCAAAACCAGCTCCAGCTCTGTCTCCTTCTAACTCCTCCATGCATCTGGTCAATGGGATGCAGTGGGGATTGAGGGGGGAGACCGTGGATGGGAGACGCTAGGCTAAGAATCAGCCCCCAGCTACCCCACGTTCACACACAGGTCTGCCCAGGTCTCACACGGGGAAAGCACGGGCGCTGGGCTGCAGCTCTGGGGGTAGCCAGGGGGACCGGGAGGTTTAGCCTGAGCCCTCCTCTCTCGCCCCTTTCAGCCTGAAACTCCTGGACAACTGGGACAACCTGGCCAGCACGTTGACCAAAGTGCGTGAACAGTTGGGCCCGGTGACCCAGGATTTCTGGGACAACCTGGAGAAGGAGACCGCGTCGCTGAGGCAGGAGATGAGCAAGGACCTGGAGGAGGTGAAGCAGAAGGTTCAGCCCTACCTGGACGAGTTCCAGAAGAAGTGGCACGAGGAGGTGGAGATCTACCGCCAGAAGGTGGCGCCGCTGGGCGAGGAGTTTCGCGAGGGCGCGCGCCAGAaggtgcaggagctgcaggacaaGCTGAGCCCGCTGGCCCAGGAGCTCCGCGACCGCGCGCGCGCCCACGTGGAGACGCTGCGGCAGCAGCTGGCGCCCTACAGCGACGACCTGCGCCAGCGGCTGACCGCGCGCCTGGAGGCGCTGAAGGAGGGCGGCGGCAGCTTGGCCGAGTACCACGCCAAGGCCAGCGAGCAGCTGAAGGCGCTGGGCGAGAAGGCCAAGCCAGCGCTGGAGGACCTCCGCCAGGGCTTGCTGCCCGTGCTGGAGAGCCTTAAGGTCAGCATCCTGGCCGCCATCGACGAGGCCTCCAAGAAGCTGAACGCCCAGTGAGATGCCTCGGGCTGCCCCCTGGCCACCACTTCGGTTTCTTAGAATAAACATTTCCGGAGTGGAACGCGCGTgatgggttgttttttgttttgtcttttttgaagatttgatgttgatttttaaacaataaagttTTCCAAAAGCCAAAATTTCTGTTTGgggagaatgggggtggggggatcccGGAGGGGCCTCCAGGGAGCGGTGGCCAGGGACACCTGATGATGTCCCAGTGGAGTCCTGAGCTCCAAACACTGGCCTCTCAGGGCCTTAATGTTACAGGGCCTGCTTGTCTGGGGGCTGAAGAGTGGGGTAGGAGATGCTCTTTTATTAGGAGAACCAAACAGGAAGGAAATAGAGGACCAGGCAAAGTGACAGATGAATCCAATGCAGGTACCCTGAAAGAGCTTCAAGCAGGACGTACTGGCGTTGCTGGGAGAAGCGGGCTCCCTGTCCCCAGCATTTCCCCAGACAGAGGACATAGTTCCCCAGCCCTCCTGCTCAAGGGCAGCTGAGGTTAGAGGGACCTCAGTGAGCCTGTGGACTTGAAGATTCCCATAGGAATCTTCCTGTGGTTCCTTCCTAGGGCAGGTTCAAA
This genomic interval carries:
- the APOA1 gene encoding apolipoprotein A-I → MKAVVLTLAVLFLTGSQARHFWQHDDPQSSWDRVKDFATVYVEAIKDSGREYVAQFEASALGKQLNLKLLDNWDNLASTLTKVREQLGPVTQDFWDNLEKETASLRQEMSKDLEEVKQKVQPYLDEFQKKWHEEVEIYRQKVAPLGEEFREGARQKVQELQDKLSPLAQELRDRARAHVETLRQQLAPYSDDLRQRLTARLEALKEGGGSLAEYHAKASEQLKALGEKAKPALEDLRQGLLPVLESLKVSILAAIDEASKKLNAQ